In a single window of the Rhodamnia argentea isolate NSW1041297 chromosome 2, ASM2092103v1, whole genome shotgun sequence genome:
- the LOC115748892 gene encoding acetyl-CoA carboxylase 1-like isoform X2: MSEAQRKPSLPGLGRVNGFTNGVLPVRSPATISAVDEFRKALGGKRPVHSILIANNGMAAVKFIRSVRTWAYETFGTEKAILLVAMATPEDMRINAEHIRIADQFVEVPGGTNNNNYANVQLIVEMAEMTHVDAVWPGWGHASENPELPDALDAKGIVFLGPPAISMAALGDKIGSSLIAQAADVPTLPWSGSHVKMSPDSCLVSIPDEIYREACVYTTDEAIASCQVVGYPAMIKASWGGGGKGIRKVHNDDEVRALFKQVQGEVPGSPIFIMKVASQSRHLEVQLLCDQYGNVAALHSRDCSVQRRHQKIIEEGPITVAPVETVKKLEQAARRLAQSVNYVGAATVEYLYSMDTGEYYFLELNPRLQVEHPVTEWIAEINLPAAQVAVGMGIPLWQIPEIRRFYGMEHGGGYDAWRRTSVVATPFDFDKAESTRPKGHCVAVRVTSEDPDDGFKPTSGKVQELSFKSKPNVWAYFSVKSGGGIHEFSDSQFGHVFAFGESRALAIANMVLGLKEIQIRGEIHTNVDYTIDLLHALDYRDNKIHTGWLDSRIAMRVRAERPPWYLSVVGGALYKASASSAALVSDYVGYLEKGQIPPKHISLVNSQVSLNIEGSKYTVDMVRGGSGSYRLKMNESEIEAEIHTLRDGGLLMQLDGNSHVIYAEEEAAGTRLLIDGRTCLLQNDHDPSKLVAETPCKLLRFLISDGSHIDADTPYAEVEVMKMCMPLLSPASGVIQFEMSEGQAMQAGELIARLDLDDPSAVRKAEPFHGSFPVLGPPTAVSGKVHQRCAASLNAARMILAGYEHNVDEVVQNLLACLDSPELPFLQWQECLSVLATRLPKDLRNELESKFKELERVSNSQIVDFPAKLLKGILEAHISACPEKEKASQERLIEPLMSLVKSYEGGRESHARVIVQSLFEGYLSVEELFSDNIQADVIERLRLQYKKDLLKVVDIVLSHQGIKSKNKLILRLMEQLVYPNPAAYRDKLIRFSLLNHINYSELALKASQLLEQTKLSELRSSIARSLSELEMFTEDGENMDTPKRKSAINERMEDLVSTPLAVEDALVGLFDHSDHTLQRRVVETYVRRLYQPYLVKGSVRMQWHRSGLIASWEFLEEHIERKNSSEDKTFDEPLVEKHSERRWGAMVITKSLQFLPAIVNAALRETTHNVHEAVPNGLSEPKCFGNMMHIALAGINNQMSLLQDSGDEDQAQERINKLAKILKEQELSSSLRTSGVGVISCIIQRDEGRAPMRHSFHWSAEKCHYEEEPLLRHLEPPLSIYLELDKLKGYENIKYTPSRDRQWHLYTVKDKPLPIQRMFLRTLVRQPTTTGGFASYQGLDMGSSVSQLAASYTLRSILRSLVVAMEELELNAHNATGKYDHAHMYLYVIQEQQVNDLVPYAKRVEVDAKQEEAAVTQILEELAREIHASVGVRMHRLGVSEWEVKLWIASSGQANGAWRFVVTNVTGHTCTTHIYRELEDSSTHKVVYHSISVRGPLHGVPVNAPYKPLGALERKRLSARTSNTTYCYDFPLAFQTALEMAWASHSPYDDNIKNKILLKVNELNFADRNGSWGTPLVPVEREPGSNDVGMVAWCMEMATPEFPSGRTVLVVSNDVTFKAGSFGQKEDAFFSAVTDLACAKKLPLIYLAANSGARLGVAEEVKARFRVGWSDESNPERGFQYMYLTPDDYAEMGSSVIAHELKLANGETRWVIDTIVGKEDGLGVENLSGSGAIAGAYSRAYKETFTLTYVTGRTVGIGAYLARLGMRCIQRLDQPIILTGFSALNKLLGREVYSSHMQLGGPKIMATNGVVHLTVSDDLEGVSSILKWLSFVPPHVGGPLPICKPLDSPERPVEYFVENSCDPRAAIRGVLDSNGNWVGGIFDKDSFIETLEGWARTVVTGRAKLGGIPVGIVAVETQTVMQVIPADPGQLDSHERVVPQAGQVWFPDSATKTAQAILDFNREELPLFILANWRGFSGGQRDLFEGILQAGSTIVENLRTYKQPVFVYIPMMGELRGGAWVVVDSRINSDHIEMYAERTAKGNVLEPEGMIEIKFKTKDLLECMGRLDEDLVRLKSKLEASRKAGALDVVDSLQQKIKAREKSLLPLYTQIATKFAELHDTSLRMAAKGVIREVVDWKTSRSFFYRRLHRRIAEASLIKTVEDAGGNQLSRTSAYALMKSWFVNSEAAKGREDAWNDDGLFFSWKDDVRNYEDKLQELRIQKVLQQLTDIGSSASDLRALPQGLIALLDKMESSSRASLVQELLKVLSCT; encoded by the exons GAGGGAAGAGACCGGTTCATAGTATTTTAATTGCCAACAATGGAATGGCGGCTGTCAAGTTCATCCGTAGTGTCCGAACATGGGCTTATGAAACATTTGGAACTGAGAAGGCCATCCTGTTGGTGGCTATGGCGACCCCAGAGGACATGAGAATTAATGCTGAACATATCAGAATTGCTGACCAGTTTGTGGAAGTTCCCGGCGGGACTAACAACAATAACTATGCCAATGTTCAGCTCATTGTGGAG ATGGCAGAGATGACCCATGTGGATGCTGTTTGGCCTGGTTGGGGCCATGCATCCGAGAATCCTGAGCTGCCAGACGCATTGGATGCGAAGGGAATTGTTTTCCTTGGACCTCCAGCCATATCAATGGCAGCACTAGGAGATAAAATTGGTTCTTCTCTAATTGCTCAGGCAGCTGATGTGCCTACTCTTCCATGGAGCGGTTCTCAC GTGAAAATGTCTCCCGATAGCTGCCTGGTATCAATCCCAGATGAAATATACAGGGAAGCTTGTGTATACACGACAGATGAGGCAATTGCTAGTTGTCAAGTTGTGGGTTACCCTGCAATGATTAAGGCATCGTGGGGAGGTGGTGGTAAAGGAATTAGAAAG GTTCATAATGATGATGAAGTGAGGGCATTGTTCAAACAAGTCCAGGGTGAAGTTCCCGGCTCACCTATATTCATAATGAAAGTTGCTTCACAG AGCCGACATTTAGAGGTCCAGTTGCTCTGCGATCAGTATGGAAATGTTGCAGCTCTTCATAGCCGTGATTGCAGTGTTCAAAGACGGCACCAAAAG ATTATTGAGGAGGGCCCAATAACTGTTGCTCCTGTAGAAACGGTCAAAAAGCTGGAGCAGGCAGCTAGAAGGTTAGCTCAAAGTGTGAATTATGTTGGTGCAGCAACAGTGGAGTACCTGTATAGTATGGACACTGGTGAATACTACTTTTTGGAGCTCAATCCTAGATTACAG GTTGAGCATCCTGTCACGGAATGGATTGCTGAAATAAATCTGCCAGCTGCTCAAGTTGCTGTTGGGATGGGGATTCCTCTGTGGCAGATTCCTG agataaggcggtTTTATGGAATGGAACATGGAGGAGGTTATGATGCTTGGCGAAGAACTTCAGTTGTTGCTACTCCCTTTGATTTTGACAAGGCAGAGTCTACGAGGCCCAAAGGTCATTGTGTAGCAGTCCGTGTCACGAGTGAGGATCCTGATGACGGGTTCAAGCCTACCAGTGGGAAAGTACAG GAACTAAGTTTTAAAAGCAAGCCAAATGTGTGGGCTTACTTCTCTGTAAAG TCTGGAGGAGGCATTCACGAATTTTCAGATTCCCAATTCG GACACGTCTTCGCATTCGGGGAATCCAGAGCTCTGGCAATTGCTAATATGGTTCTTGGGctgaaagaaattcaaattaggGGTGAAATTCATACCAATGTTGACTATACAATTGATCTTCTTCAT GCTTTAGATTACAGAGACAATAAAATCCACACAGGTTGGTTGGACAGTAGAATTGCTATGCGGGTTAGGGCAGAAAGACCTCCCTGGTATCTCTCTGTGGTTGGAGGAGCGCTGTAT AAAGCATCTGCTAGCAGTGCAGCTCTCGTTTCAGATTATGTTGGTTATCTTGAGAAAGGGCAAATTCCTCCCAAG cacaTATCACTTGTCAACTCTCAAGTTTCATTGAACATTGAAGGAAGCAAATATACG GTTGACATGGTCAGAGGCGGATCCGGAAGCTATAGATTGAAGATGAATGAGTCTGAGATTGAGGCGGAAATACATACTTTACGTGATGGAGGTCTATTGATGCAG TTGGATGGGAACAGTCATGTCATATATGCTGAAGAAGAGGCAGCTGGAACTCGTCTCCTGATTGATGGTAGAACCTGCTTGCTTCAG AATGATCATGATCCCTCGAAGTTAGTGGCAGAGACTCCATGCAAGCTGCTTAGGTTTTTGATTTCTGATGGCAGTCATATAGATGCAGACACACCATATGCTGAAGTTGAGGTTATGAAGATGTGCATGCCCCTACTTTCACCTGCTTCCGGAGTCATACAATTTGAAATGTCTGAAGGTCAAGCAATGCAG GCTGGTGAACTTATAGCAAGGTTGGATTTAGACGATCCTTCGGCTGTAAGGAAGGCAGAACCTTTTCATGGCAGTTTCCCAGTCCTGGGCCCTCCTACTGCAGTTTCCGGAAAGGTTCATCAGAGATGTGCTGCAAGTTTAAATGCTGCCCGCATGATTCTCGCAGGTTATGAGCACAACGTTGACGAA GTAGTGCAAAATTTGCTTGCTTGTCTCGATAGCCCGGAGCTCCCTTTCCTTCAATGGCAAGAGTGCTTGTCCGTTCTGGCAACTCGCCTTCCGAAAGATCTCAGAAATGAG TTGGAATCCAAATTTAAGGAGTTAGAAAGAGTTTCAAACTCTCAGATTGTGGACTTCCCTGCAAAGTTGCTCAAAGGCATTCTTGAG GCCCATATATCCGCCTGTCCCGAGAAAGAAAAGGCGTCCCAGGAAAGACTGATTGAGCCATTAATGAGCCTTGTGAAGTCTTATGAGGGAGGAAGGGAAAGTCATGCCCGAGTAATCGTTCAATCCCTTTTTGAAGGGTATCTCTCAGTTGAAGAACTATTCAGTGACAACATTCAG gctgATGTGATTGAACGGCTTCGGCTTCAATATAAGAAGGATTTATTGAAAGTTGTGGACATAGTGCTTTCTCATCAG ggtataaaaagtaaaaataagctGATATTGCGTCTCATGGAACAGCTGGTTTACCCTAATCCTGCTGCATACAGAGATAAACTCATTCGCTTTTCGCTTTTAAACCATATTAATTACTCTGAG TTAGCACTTAAGGCGAGTCAACTGCTGGAACAAACTAAACTGAGCGAACTCCGTTCCAGTATTGCTAGAAGTCTCTCCGAACTAGAGATGTTTACTGAAGATGGTGAAAACATGGACACCCCAAAGAGGAAAAGTGCTATCAATGAACGAATGGAGGATTTGGTGAGTACTCCTCTGGCAGTTGAAGATGCCCTCGTTGGCCTGTTTGACCATAGCGATCACACTCTTCAAAGGCGGGTTGTGGAGACTTATGTTCGTAGGCTATACCAG CCCTATCTTGTAAAGGGGAGTGTAAGAATGCAGTGGCACAGATCTGGTCTCATTGCTTCATGGGAATTCTTGGAAGAGCAcatagaaagaaagaacagtTCTGAAGATAAAACGTTTGATGAGCCATTGGTTGAGAAACATAGTGAAAGGAGATGGGGAGCCATGGTCATCACTAAGTCCCTTCAATTTTTGCCGGCAATCGTCAATGCAGCCCTGAGGGAAACTACTCACAATGTTCATGAAGCAGTTCCAAATGGCTTGTCCGAACCAAAGTGTTTTGGCAATATGATGCACATAGCTTTAGCAGGAATTAATAATCAGATGAGTCTACTTCAGGACAG TGGCGATGAAGATCAGGCTCAAGAAAGGATCAACAAATTAGCCAAGATACTTAAAGAGCAAGAATTAAGTTCCAGTCTACGAACTTCTGGTGTAGGAGTAATCAGCTGTATCATACAGAGGGATGAAGGGAGAGCTCCTATGAGGCACTCCTTCCATTGGTCAGCCGAGAAGTGCCACTATGAGGAAGAACCTCTATTACGCCATCTAGAGCCTCCTCTCTCCATATACCTTGAATTG GACAAGCTTAAAGGCTATGAGAATATCAAGTATACGCCCTCCAGGGACCGTCAGTGGCATTTATACACTGTTAAAGACAAGCCCCTTCCAATCCAGAGAATGTTCCTCAGAACTCTGGTCAGGCAACCCACAACAACTGGTGGTTTTGCGTCATACCAGGGCCTCGATATGGGATCATCAGTTTCTCAGCTAGCTGCGTCTTACACTTTGAGGAGCATCTTGAGGTCCTTAGTTGTTGCCATGGAAGAGCTGGAACTAAATGCCCATAATGCTACTGGCAAATATGATCATGCTCACATGTACCTTTATGTTATACAAGAGCAACAAGTGAATGACCTCGTGCCTTATGCCAA GAGAGTGGAAGTAGATGCAAAGCAAGAAGAAGCTGCCGTTACACAGATCCTGGAAGAGCTAGCACGGGAAATTCATGCATCTGTTGGGGTAAGGATGCATCGGCTAGGTGTCAGTGAGTGGGAAGTGAAGCTGTGGATTGCATCTTCTGGGCAGGCAAATGGAGCTTGGAGATTTGTGGTAACGAATGTAACTGGCCACACGTGCACTACTCAT ATTTACCGTGAACTCGAGGATTCAAGCACCCACAAAGTGGTCTATCATTCAATCTCTGTGCGTGGCCCTCTACATGGAGTTCCAGTAAATGCACCCTACAAGCCCTTGGGAGCTCTTGAGCGAAAACGTCTCTCAGCCAGGACGAGCAACACTACTTACTGCTATGATTTTCCACTT GCATTTCAGACAGCTCTGGAGATGGCTTGGGCATCCCATTCTCCATATGATGACAACATCAAGAATAAGATACTTCTCAAAGTAAACGAGCTGAATTTTGCTGATAGAAATGGCAGCTGGGGAACCCCTCTGGTACCTGTAGAGCGCGAGCCTGGGAGTAATGATGTCGGGATGGTAGCTTGGTGCATGGAAATGGCTACTCCTGAGTTCCCTTCTGGGAGAACAGTTCTAGTTGTCTCGAACGATGTAACCTTTAAAGCAGGATCTTTCGGCCAAAAAGAAGACGCATTTTTCAGTGCAGTCACTGATCTTGCATGTGCAAAGAAATTGCCTCTGATTTATTTGGCAGCAAACTCCGGTGCACGTCTAGGGGTAGCGGAGGAAGTGAAAGCTCGCTTCAGAGTTGGTTGGTCCGATGAATCGAATCCTGAGCGCGGTTTCCAGTACATGTATTTGACGCCTGATGACTATGCTGAGATGGGATCATCTGTGATAGCACATGAGCTAAAGTTGGCTAATGGAGAAACTAGATGGGTCATAGATACCATTGTCGGGAAGGAGGATGGACTTGGAGTAGAAAATTTGTCGGGAAGTGGGGCAATTGCTGGTGCTTATTCTAGGGCATACAAGGAGACTTTTACCCTTACGTATGTGACTGGCAGAACTGTTGGTATAGGTGCTTATCTTGCTAGGCTCGGGATGCGTTGCATACAGAGGCTTGATCAACCGATAATTTTAACAGGTTTCTCTGCACTTAACAAACTTCTTGGCCGCGAGGTTTACAGTTCCCACATGCAACTTGGAGGTCCAAAAATTATGGCAACTAATGGGGTGGTTCATCTGACCGTTTCGGATGACCTTGAAGGGGTTTCATCCATATTGAAGTGGCTAAGTTTTGTTCCTCCTCATGTTGGTGGTCCACTTCCAATCTGCAAACCCTTGGATTCCCCCGAAAGGCCTGTCGAGTACTTTGTGGAAAACTCGTGTGATCCTCGTGCTGCCATTCGTGGTGTCTTGGATAGTAATGGAAATTGGGTTGGTGGTATTTTTGACAAGGATAGCTTCATTGAGACTCTTGAAGGCTGGGCAAGGACGGTCGTAACAGGACGAGCTAAGCTGGGAGGCATCCCTGTGGGAATTGTAGCGGTCGAGACCCAAACAGTAATGCAAGTCATTCCTGCGGACCCAGGTCAGCTGGATTCCCATGAGAGAGTGGTCCCACAGGCTGGACAAGTATGGTTCCCGGATTCCGCGACCAAGACAGCTCAAGCAATTTTAGATTTCAACAGGGAAGAACTTCCTCTTTTTATCCTGGCTAACTGGAGAGGTTTCTCAGGCGGGCAGAGAGACCTCTTTGAAGGGATCCTGCAAGCCGGGTCAACAATAGTTGAGAACCTTAGAACATACAAACAGCCTGTATTTGTCTACATCCCGATGATGGGCGAGCTCCGTGGCGGGGCATGGGTGGTCGTGGACAGCCGGATTAATTCAGACCATATCGAGATGTATGCCGAGCGGACGGCCAAGGGGAATGTCCTCGAGCCAGAGGGGATGATAGAGATCAAGTTCAAGACCAAGGACCTTCTAGAGTGCATGGGTAGATTGGATGAAGATCTGGTCAGACTGAAGTCAAAGCTGGAGGCATCTAGAAAGGCTGGTGCTCTTGATGTGGTAGATTCACTGCAGCAGAAGATTAAAGCCCGAGAGAAGAGCCTCTTGCCCTTGTACACACAGATAGCCACTAAATTTGCTGAACTGCACGATACTTCATTGAGGATGGCAGCGAAGGGGGTCATCAGAGAAGTTGTTGACTGGAAAACCTCCCGCTCCTTCTTCTACAGAA